The following are encoded in a window of Streptomyces sp. 11x1 genomic DNA:
- the leuA gene encoding 2-isopropylmalate synthase — protein sequence MANRQQPTSMPIHKYGQYEQVDIPDRTWPNNRITVAPRWLSTDLRDGNQSLIDPMSPERKRRMFDQLVKMGYKEIEVGFPASGQTDFDFVRSIIEEPGVIPDDVTISVLTQAREDLIERTVESLKGAKRATVHLYNATAPVFRRVVFRGSKDDIKQIAVDGTRLVMEYAEKLLGPEAEFGYQYSPEIFTDTELDFALEVCEAVMDVWQPGPGREIILNLPATVERSTPSTHADRFEWMGRNISRREHVCISVHPHNDRGTAVAAAELALMAGADRVEGCLFGQGERTGNVDLVTLGMNLFSQGVDPQIDFSDIDEIRRTWEYCNQMEVHPRHPYVGDLVYTSFSGSHQDAIKKGFDAMEASAKEQGKTVDDIEWAVPYLPIDPKDVGRSYEAVIRVNSQSGKGGIAYVLKNDHKLDLPRRMQIEFSKLIQAKTDAEGGEVTGSDIWAVFQDEYLPNPDNPWGRVQVRNNQSTTDKDGVDTLTVEAEVDGVGTTLVGTGNGPISAFFDALQGIGIDARLLDYQEHTMSEGASAQAASYIEVAIEDKVLWGIGIDANTTRASLKAVVSAVNRAAR from the coding sequence ATGGCGAACCGCCAGCAGCCCACGTCCATGCCGATCCACAAGTACGGGCAGTACGAGCAGGTCGACATCCCCGACCGCACGTGGCCGAACAACCGGATCACCGTCGCCCCCCGCTGGCTCTCCACCGACCTGCGCGACGGCAACCAGTCCCTGATCGACCCGATGTCGCCCGAGCGCAAGCGCCGGATGTTCGACCAGCTGGTCAAGATGGGCTACAAGGAGATCGAGGTCGGCTTCCCCGCGTCCGGACAGACGGACTTCGACTTCGTACGGTCGATCATCGAGGAGCCGGGCGTCATCCCGGACGACGTCACCATCTCCGTACTGACCCAGGCCCGTGAGGACCTGATCGAGCGGACCGTGGAGTCCCTGAAGGGCGCCAAGCGGGCCACCGTCCACCTGTACAACGCCACCGCGCCCGTCTTCCGCCGGGTCGTCTTCCGGGGCTCCAAGGACGACATCAAGCAGATCGCCGTGGACGGTACGCGGCTGGTGATGGAGTACGCGGAGAAGCTGCTGGGCCCGGAGGCGGAGTTCGGGTACCAGTACAGCCCGGAGATCTTCACCGACACCGAGCTGGACTTCGCCCTGGAGGTCTGCGAGGCGGTCATGGACGTCTGGCAGCCCGGTCCGGGCCGCGAGATCATCCTCAACCTGCCCGCCACGGTGGAGCGTTCGACGCCGTCGACGCACGCGGACCGCTTCGAGTGGATGGGCCGCAACATCTCCCGCCGCGAGCACGTCTGCATCTCCGTCCACCCGCACAACGACCGCGGCACCGCCGTCGCGGCGGCCGAGCTGGCGCTGATGGCCGGCGCCGACCGCGTCGAGGGCTGTCTGTTCGGGCAGGGCGAGCGCACCGGCAACGTCGACCTGGTCACCCTGGGCATGAACCTGTTCTCGCAGGGCGTCGACCCGCAGATCGACTTCTCCGACATCGACGAGATCCGTCGCACGTGGGAGTACTGCAACCAGATGGAGGTCCACCCGCGCCACCCGTACGTGGGCGACCTGGTCTACACGTCCTTCTCCGGCTCCCACCAGGACGCCATCAAGAAGGGCTTCGACGCCATGGAGGCGTCCGCGAAGGAGCAGGGCAAGACGGTCGACGACATCGAGTGGGCCGTCCCGTACCTGCCGATCGACCCCAAGGACGTCGGCCGGTCCTACGAGGCCGTCATCCGGGTCAACTCGCAGTCCGGCAAGGGCGGTATCGCGTACGTCCTGAAGAACGACCACAAGCTGGACCTGCCGCGCCGGATGCAGATCGAGTTCTCCAAGCTGATCCAGGCGAAGACGGACGCCGAGGGCGGCGAGGTCACCGGCTCCGACATCTGGGCGGTCTTCCAGGACGAGTACCTGCCCAACCCCGACAACCCGTGGGGCCGCGTCCAGGTCCGCAACAACCAGTCGACCACCGACAAGGACGGCGTGGACACGCTGACCGTGGAGGCCGAGGTCGACGGCGTCGGGACCACTCTGGTCGGCACCGGCAACGGCCCGATCTCGGCGTTCTTCGACGCGCTGCAGGGCATCGGCATCGACGCGCGTCTGCTGGACTACCAGGAGCACACGATGAGCGAGGGCGCCTCCGCGCAGGCCGCCTCGTACATCGAGGTCGCCATCGAGGACAAGGTCCTGTGGGGCATCGGGATCGACGCGAACACGACGCGTGCGTCGCTGAAGGCGGTCGTCTCCGCCGTCAACCGAGCGGCCCGCTGA
- a CDS encoding TerB family tellurite resistance protein: MLPGRDPIGRAAALARDGRTSRATGFSRVLGIRIAWTGVGDGEFFCPGCGGDRNYQRLTGRRRFTLLGVPVLPRGETGPVVECAACRHHYTLDVLDHPTTTRFSAMLRDAVHTVALAVLAAGGTCSRTSLTVAAGAVRSAGFDDCTEDQLGALVEALAADTGRIHGEPCGPGLAIELHEALDPLAPHLAPTGREAILLQGARIALADGPYTPAERDALATVGAALTICADDVTRLLAAARTPS; this comes from the coding sequence GTGCTGCCAGGACGGGACCCGATCGGCCGTGCCGCCGCGCTCGCCCGCGACGGGCGGACCAGCCGTGCCACCGGGTTCTCGCGTGTGCTGGGGATCCGGATCGCGTGGACGGGCGTCGGTGACGGCGAGTTCTTCTGCCCCGGCTGCGGAGGCGACCGCAACTACCAGCGCCTCACCGGCCGCCGCCGCTTCACCCTCCTCGGCGTCCCCGTGCTGCCCCGCGGCGAGACCGGGCCCGTCGTCGAATGCGCGGCCTGCCGCCACCACTACACCCTCGACGTCCTCGACCACCCCACCACCACCCGCTTCTCCGCGATGCTCCGCGACGCCGTCCACACGGTCGCCCTCGCCGTGCTCGCGGCCGGCGGCACCTGCTCGCGCACCTCGCTGACCGTCGCCGCCGGCGCCGTCCGCTCCGCGGGGTTCGACGACTGCACGGAGGACCAGCTCGGCGCCCTGGTCGAGGCCCTGGCCGCCGACACCGGCCGAATCCACGGCGAACCCTGCGGCCCCGGTCTGGCCATAGAGCTCCACGAGGCCCTGGACCCGCTGGCACCCCACCTCGCCCCGACCGGGCGCGAGGCGATCCTGCTCCAGGGCGCGCGGATCGCCCTGGCGGACGGGCCGTACACCCCGGCGGAACGGGACGCGCTGGCCACGGTGGGAGCGGCGCTCACGATCTGCGCCGACGACGTGACCCGCCTCCTCGCGGCGGCCCGGACGCCGTCCTGA
- a CDS encoding dihydrodipicolinate synthase family protein, with product MTFPAPLTGVIPPVCTPLTPDREVDVPSLVRLVDHLVAGGVDALFVLGSSSEAAFLTDAQRQRVVKTVVAHVGGQLPVLAGAIDMTTSRVLDHVRAVTAAGAEAVVATAPFYARTHPAEISRHYRLLAAGSPVPVFAYDIPVAVHCTLPAEVVLELAADGVLAGLKDSSGDLAAFRRVVTGARTDPAVTGFSVLTGSELLVDSALALGADGAVPGLANVDPAGYVRLHRLFRAGDLDRARAEQERLCALFGMVGVGDPARMGGSSSALGAFKAALHLRGVIACPATAEPQIPLSEAETEQVGKYLAAAGLL from the coding sequence ATGACCTTCCCCGCCCCGCTGACCGGTGTCATCCCGCCCGTCTGCACGCCTCTGACACCGGACCGCGAGGTGGACGTCCCCTCACTGGTCCGGCTGGTCGACCATCTCGTGGCGGGCGGGGTGGACGCGCTGTTCGTGCTGGGTTCGTCGTCGGAGGCGGCCTTCCTGACGGACGCGCAGCGGCAGCGGGTCGTTAAGACCGTGGTCGCTCACGTCGGCGGCCAACTCCCGGTCCTCGCCGGGGCGATCGACATGACCACGTCGCGCGTCCTGGACCACGTCCGCGCCGTGACCGCCGCCGGAGCGGAGGCCGTCGTGGCGACCGCCCCCTTCTACGCGCGCACCCACCCCGCGGAGATCTCCCGCCACTACCGGCTGCTCGCCGCCGGCTCCCCCGTCCCCGTCTTCGCCTACGACATCCCGGTCGCCGTCCACTGCACGCTGCCCGCCGAGGTGGTCCTGGAGCTGGCGGCGGACGGGGTCCTCGCCGGCCTGAAGGACTCCAGCGGCGACCTGGCCGCATTCCGCAGGGTCGTCACGGGTGCGCGCACCGATCCCGCCGTCACCGGCTTCAGCGTCCTCACCGGTTCCGAACTCCTCGTGGACTCCGCGCTGGCCCTGGGCGCCGACGGCGCGGTGCCGGGGCTGGCGAACGTCGATCCCGCAGGGTACGTCCGCCTCCACCGCCTCTTCCGGGCCGGCGACCTGGACCGGGCGCGCGCCGAGCAGGAGCGCCTGTGCGCCCTCTTCGGCATGGTCGGCGTCGGCGACCCGGCCCGCATGGGCGGCTCGTCCTCCGCCCTCGGCGCCTTCAAGGCCGCCCTGCACCTGCGCGGCGTCATCGCCTGCCCGGCCACGGCGGAACCCCAGATCCCCCTCTCCGAGGCGGAGACCGAGCAGGTCGGCAAGTACCTGGCGGCGGCGGGCCTGCTCTGA
- a CDS encoding ABC transporter ATP-binding protein: protein MNALVEVSGAHVVHRARGGGLFTRDRVYALTGADLVIAPGETVGVVGESGCGKSTLAKLLVGVDRPTSGTVAFRGRDLWSMSPGERRATVGGGTGMIFQDPSTALNRRLPVRRILRDPLDVHRRGTPAEREDRVRELLSLVGLPPALADALPGQLSGGQRQRVAIARALALEPELVVADEPTSALDVSVRAQILNLLLDLGERLGLALVFVSHDIQTVRRMSDRVVTMYLGRIVEETPAALVTGRARHPYTRALFSATPGLLNPIDPIPLVGPVPSATRPPSGCPFRTRCWKADGVCAEIMPDFAAASAPGHRFRCHHPVQETDSTRDLVAQAVAAPAPDSVRDAQRRPAKSSTREPP, encoded by the coding sequence ATGAACGCGCTCGTGGAGGTCTCCGGCGCCCATGTCGTCCACCGGGCGCGCGGTGGCGGGTTGTTCACCCGGGACCGGGTGTACGCCCTGACCGGCGCCGACCTGGTGATCGCGCCCGGTGAGACGGTGGGCGTGGTGGGCGAGTCGGGGTGCGGCAAGTCGACGCTGGCGAAGCTGCTGGTGGGGGTGGACCGGCCGACGTCCGGGACGGTGGCGTTCCGGGGCCGGGACCTGTGGTCGATGTCGCCGGGCGAGCGCCGGGCGACCGTCGGCGGCGGCACGGGCATGATCTTCCAGGACCCGTCGACGGCCCTGAACCGCCGGCTGCCGGTCCGCCGCATCCTCCGGGACCCGCTGGACGTGCACCGGCGCGGCACCCCGGCCGAACGGGAGGACCGGGTGCGGGAGTTGTTGTCCCTGGTCGGTCTGCCCCCGGCGCTCGCGGACGCTCTGCCCGGACAGCTCTCCGGCGGTCAGCGGCAACGCGTGGCGATCGCACGGGCATTGGCGCTGGAACCGGAGCTGGTGGTCGCGGACGAGCCGACGAGCGCGCTGGACGTCTCGGTCCGCGCCCAGATCCTCAACCTGCTCCTGGACCTCGGGGAACGCCTCGGTCTGGCGCTGGTCTTCGTCTCGCACGACATCCAGACGGTTCGGCGGATGAGCGACCGGGTGGTCACCATGTATCTGGGCCGGATCGTGGAGGAGACCCCGGCGGCCCTGGTCACCGGCCGCGCCCGGCACCCGTACACCCGCGCGCTGTTCTCGGCGACGCCGGGCCTGCTGAACCCGATCGACCCGATCCCCCTGGTGGGCCCGGTCCCGTCGGCGACCCGGCCGCCGAGCGGCTGCCCGTTCCGTACCCGCTGCTGGAAGGCGGACGGCGTCTGCGCGGAGATCATGCCGGACTTCGCGGCCGCGTCGGCCCCCGGACACCGCTTTCGCTGCCACCATCCTGTGCAGGAGACGGACTCGACGCGGGACCTGGTCGCCCAGGCGGTGGCCGCGCCCGCGCCGGACTCCGTCCGCGATGCCCAGCGACGTCCAGCGAAGTCCAGCACCAGGGAGCCGCCATGA
- a CDS encoding dipeptide/oligopeptide/nickel ABC transporter permease/ATP-binding protein, translating into MFGLIVTTRRRLTEALSRPGVRPRPWRGLPPLSRIAVCFLAVVVLTALLAPWLAPHDPLDQQSLVDGTGAPSADHWMGQDSLGRDILSRLMYGARWSLAIGLGATALALVVGALVGAVAATSRKAVDETLMRCLDVVMAFPGIALAAVLVAVFGGGITVLICAIAFLFTPPVARVVRANVLDQYGEDYVTAERVIGARTPHIVLRHVAINCAAPVLVFCTVQVAEAIVFEASLSFIGAGVRPPDPSWGSVIADGKNMVLTGGWWATVFPGLLMLVTVLCLNILSEGVSDAWAAPAARDTGPGGPEPLQGADRPEPREGAAARLEPRERAGRPEPQERSDRLAPREQADRPEPREQGDRPEPLERSDRLEVTGSGGGAEAVGGEAVGGGEGAELPGLAEAAVRLRSRARPLPEGRPVLAVRNLAIGFDERHRGVDIVDGISFEVRPGEVLGLVGESGCGKSLTALTVMGLQPRGARVRGQVLFGERQLVGEPMRVRRRLLGHEMAMVHQDALSSLNPAMTVRAQLKQVVRRGGRRPAPELLRLVGLDPDRTLRSYPHELSGGQRQRVLIAMALSRDPLLIVADEPTTALDVTVQAQIIELLLRLRAELGFALILVSHDLALVADVTDRVVVMYGGQIVETGVTADLVERPSHPYTRGLLGSVLSLESAAERMTQIRGVVPAPADFPAGCRFADRCPRASEVCRTTAPALLGGRTHTAACHHPVVDLTGGRETVG; encoded by the coding sequence ATGTTCGGTCTGATCGTGACCACGCGCAGGCGCCTGACCGAGGCCCTGTCCCGGCCCGGTGTCCGGCCGCGCCCTTGGCGCGGGCTGCCGCCGCTGTCCCGGATCGCGGTGTGCTTCCTGGCGGTCGTGGTCCTCACCGCGCTCCTCGCCCCGTGGCTCGCCCCGCACGACCCGCTCGACCAGCAGAGCCTGGTCGACGGCACCGGCGCGCCCTCCGCCGACCACTGGATGGGCCAGGACAGCCTCGGCCGGGACATCCTGAGCCGGCTGATGTACGGGGCCCGCTGGTCGCTGGCGATCGGACTCGGCGCGACCGCGCTGGCCCTCGTCGTGGGCGCGCTCGTCGGCGCCGTCGCGGCGACCTCGCGCAAGGCGGTCGACGAGACGCTGATGCGCTGCCTGGACGTGGTCATGGCGTTCCCCGGCATCGCGCTCGCCGCCGTGCTGGTCGCCGTCTTCGGCGGCGGGATCACCGTGCTGATCTGCGCGATCGCGTTCCTGTTCACCCCGCCGGTCGCCCGGGTCGTCCGGGCCAACGTCCTCGACCAGTACGGCGAGGACTATGTGACCGCCGAGCGGGTGATAGGAGCCCGCACCCCGCACATCGTGCTCCGGCACGTGGCGATCAACTGCGCGGCCCCGGTGCTCGTGTTCTGCACCGTCCAGGTCGCCGAGGCGATCGTCTTCGAGGCGTCGCTGTCCTTCATCGGCGCGGGCGTACGGCCGCCGGACCCGTCCTGGGGCAGTGTCATCGCGGACGGCAAGAACATGGTGCTCACCGGCGGCTGGTGGGCGACCGTCTTCCCCGGCCTGCTGATGCTGGTCACGGTCCTCTGCCTGAACATCCTCTCCGAGGGCGTCTCCGACGCGTGGGCCGCACCGGCCGCGCGGGACACGGGGCCGGGAGGGCCGGAGCCCCTGCAGGGGGCGGACCGACCGGAACCACGGGAGGGGGCCGCCGCCCGGCTGGAGCCACGGGAGCGGGCCGGCCGACCGGAACCACAGGAGCGGAGCGACCGGCTGGCGCCACGGGAACAGGCCGACCGACCGGAACCACGGGAGCAGGGCGACCGACCGGAACCACTCGAGCGAAGCGACCGGCTGGAGGTCACCGGGAGCGGTGGTGGCGCGGAGGCGGTGGGCGGAGAGGCGGTGGGCGGCGGCGAAGGTGCGGAGCTGCCCGGTCTGGCCGAGGCGGCCGTGCGGCTGCGCTCCCGGGCCCGTCCCCTCCCCGAGGGCCGGCCCGTGCTGGCCGTGCGGAACCTGGCGATCGGCTTCGACGAACGGCACCGGGGCGTGGACATCGTCGACGGCATCAGCTTCGAGGTCCGCCCCGGTGAAGTGCTGGGCCTGGTCGGCGAGTCGGGCTGCGGCAAGTCGCTGACCGCGCTGACGGTGATGGGCCTGCAACCGAGGGGCGCCCGCGTACGCGGCCAGGTCCTCTTCGGCGAGCGGCAGTTGGTGGGCGAGCCGATGCGGGTCCGGCGCCGGCTGCTCGGCCACGAGATGGCGATGGTCCACCAGGACGCCCTGTCCTCGCTGAACCCGGCGATGACCGTCCGCGCCCAGCTGAAGCAGGTGGTGCGCAGGGGCGGCAGGCGCCCCGCGCCCGAACTGCTGCGCCTGGTCGGCCTGGACCCCGACCGCACCCTGCGCAGCTATCCGCACGAACTCTCCGGCGGCCAGCGCCAACGCGTCCTCATCGCGATGGCCCTGTCCCGCGACCCCCTGCTGATCGTGGCCGACGAGCCGACGACCGCGCTCGACGTCACCGTGCAGGCCCAGATCATCGAACTCCTGCTGCGGCTGCGCGCGGAACTCGGCTTCGCGCTGATCCTCGTCTCCCACGACCTGGCCCTGGTCGCGGACGTGACCGACCGGGTGGTGGTGATGTACGGCGGACAGATCGTGGAGACGGGCGTGACGGCGGACCTGGTGGAGCGGCCCTCCCACCCCTACACGCGCGGGCTGCTGGGCAGCGTCCTCTCCCTGGAGTCGGCGGCCGAGCGGATGACCCAGATCAGGGGTGTCGTCCCCGCCCCCGCCGACTTCCCGGCGGGCTGCCGCTTCGCCGACCGCTGTCCCCGGGCGAGCGAGGTCTGCCGTACGACGGCCCCCGCCCTGCTGGGCGGCCGTACGCACACGGCGGCCTGCCACCACCCGGTGGTGGACCTCACGGGCGGGAGGGAGACGGTCGGATGA
- a CDS encoding ABC transporter permease — protein sequence MVAVLRILLRRIALLVPLLLGIILFVFVVMRFSDVDPASAFFQGANPTPEQLHEFREENGLLDPLPVRYAGFVGDLLHGDLGISALTRAPVVDQVTTALPLTLQLTFLGLGIAVVLALLGGVTAAIHRDRVPDQFIRVVSLTGVAAPGFWLALLMIQYLAVDLGWFPTGGYVNPADSFTGWLRTMTLPALALSLPVAAQLTRIVRTAVVEELDKDYVRTAIGSGLPPRVVVGRNVLRNALINPLTVLGLRVGYLLGGAVVIETIFSLPGMGKLMIDAVKNGDPAVVQGVVLTTAVGFVVVNLVIDVLYLLVNPRIREAS from the coding sequence GTGGTCGCCGTCCTGCGCATCCTGCTGCGGCGGATCGCCCTGCTCGTTCCGCTGCTGCTCGGGATCATCCTGTTCGTCTTCGTCGTCATGCGGTTCTCGGACGTCGACCCGGCGTCCGCGTTCTTCCAGGGCGCCAATCCCACACCGGAGCAGCTGCACGAGTTCCGGGAGGAGAACGGGCTGCTGGATCCGCTGCCGGTCCGCTACGCCGGCTTCGTCGGCGATCTGCTGCACGGGGACCTGGGGATCAGCGCGCTCACCCGGGCACCCGTGGTCGACCAGGTGACGACCGCGCTGCCGCTCACGCTCCAGCTGACCTTCCTCGGGCTGGGGATCGCGGTCGTGCTGGCGCTGCTCGGCGGGGTGACGGCGGCGATCCACCGGGACCGGGTGCCGGACCAGTTCATCCGGGTGGTGTCGCTGACCGGGGTGGCCGCGCCCGGGTTCTGGCTGGCGCTGCTGATGATCCAGTACCTGGCGGTGGACCTGGGCTGGTTCCCGACGGGCGGGTACGTCAACCCGGCGGACTCCTTCACTGGGTGGCTGCGGACGATGACCCTGCCGGCGCTCGCGCTGTCGCTGCCGGTGGCGGCGCAGCTGACCCGGATCGTGCGGACGGCGGTCGTCGAGGAGCTGGACAAGGACTATGTGCGGACGGCGATCGGCAGCGGGCTGCCGCCCCGGGTGGTGGTGGGCCGGAACGTGCTGCGGAACGCGCTGATCAACCCGCTGACCGTGCTGGGGCTGCGCGTGGGCTATCTGCTCGGCGGCGCGGTCGTCATCGAGACGATCTTCTCGCTGCCCGGCATGGGCAAGCTGATGATCGACGCCGTGAAGAACGGCGATCCGGCGGTCGTCCAGGGGGTCGTCCTGACCACGGCGGTCGGCTTCGTGGTCGTGAACCTCGTGATCGACGTCCTCTACCTGCTGGTGAACCCTCGTATCAGGGAGGCGAGTTGA
- a CDS encoding ABC transporter substrate-binding protein, whose protein sequence is MRDVIRDAPAPSRRSLLKYSGALGAAAAVSSSLAACSAGPESTNDTGDRGGGNGTLTAVIGYGNDGSWDPTQTASAFCMAANNHIYEGLLDTDPISREPYAALATAVPGDVDGTSWTFELRPGATFHDGRPVTADDVVFVYERILDPGTQTLAKGFFASWLKEVRKIDARTVELVLRFPFPDGIARLTLAKIMPKHVFSRPGAWEEAIKGKAIGSGPYRQTAHHPKSNTTFEAYADYNGPRPAAFKKMNWLTIVDAAPRVAKISGASAGAQIADNIPYANIGQLEKGGMSVQGGSGMNNLFLMFNTRREPFDDVRVRQALHHAIDRDKMIEVALKGHGKPASSFLDEGNPSYRPAKSVYTYDPDKAKALLAKAGVKGLRVEILAVNVSWILDCLPTIKASWDAIGVETTLSPQETTAVFTKMDQKQDYQVVAAASNPNQFGLDADLIMRYNYGPQNLWMRYARWADDPVAEALFRDMDRATREADADRKRTMVQDCIDVVAEQAVLYPVVHNELMTAWNPKRLSGIRAQPYPGINLLQAKWV, encoded by the coding sequence GTGCGCGACGTGATCCGTGACGCCCCGGCGCCGAGCCGCCGGTCGCTCCTGAAGTACTCCGGCGCGCTGGGCGCGGCCGCCGCCGTCTCCTCGTCGCTGGCCGCCTGTTCGGCGGGCCCGGAGTCCACCAACGACACCGGTGACCGAGGCGGCGGGAACGGCACGCTGACGGCCGTCATCGGCTACGGCAACGACGGCAGCTGGGACCCGACCCAGACCGCGTCCGCCTTCTGCATGGCCGCCAACAACCACATCTACGAGGGCCTCCTCGACACCGACCCCATCTCGCGCGAGCCGTACGCGGCGCTCGCGACGGCCGTACCGGGCGACGTCGACGGCACGTCCTGGACCTTCGAGCTGCGGCCCGGCGCCACCTTCCACGACGGCCGGCCGGTCACCGCCGACGACGTCGTCTTCGTGTACGAGCGCATCCTCGACCCGGGCACCCAGACCCTCGCCAAGGGCTTCTTCGCGAGCTGGCTGAAGGAGGTCAGGAAGATCGACGCGCGGACGGTCGAGCTCGTGCTCAGGTTCCCGTTCCCGGACGGCATCGCGCGGCTGACGCTGGCGAAGATCATGCCGAAGCACGTCTTCTCCCGGCCGGGTGCCTGGGAGGAGGCCATCAAGGGCAAGGCGATCGGTTCGGGGCCGTACCGGCAGACCGCGCACCACCCGAAGTCCAACACCACCTTCGAGGCGTACGCCGACTACAACGGGCCCCGCCCGGCCGCCTTCAAGAAGATGAACTGGCTGACCATCGTGGACGCCGCCCCGCGCGTGGCGAAGATCTCCGGGGCGAGCGCGGGCGCGCAGATCGCCGACAACATCCCCTACGCCAACATCGGGCAGCTGGAGAAGGGCGGCATGTCCGTCCAGGGCGGCTCCGGGATGAACAACCTCTTCCTGATGTTCAACACCCGGCGCGAGCCCTTCGACGACGTCCGGGTGCGGCAGGCACTGCACCACGCGATCGACCGCGACAAGATGATCGAGGTGGCGCTCAAGGGGCACGGGAAGCCGGCGAGTTCGTTCCTCGATGAGGGGAACCCGAGTTACCGGCCGGCCAAGAGCGTGTACACGTACGACCCCGACAAGGCGAAGGCCCTGCTGGCGAAGGCCGGGGTGAAGGGGCTGCGGGTCGAGATCCTGGCGGTGAACGTCAGCTGGATCCTGGACTGTCTGCCGACGATCAAGGCGTCCTGGGACGCGATCGGGGTCGAGACGACGCTCTCGCCGCAGGAGACCACCGCCGTCTTCACGAAGATGGACCAGAAGCAGGACTACCAGGTGGTCGCCGCCGCCTCGAACCCCAACCAGTTCGGGCTCGACGCGGATCTGATCATGCGATACAACTACGGCCCCCAGAACCTGTGGATGCGGTACGCGCGGTGGGCCGACGACCCGGTGGCCGAGGCGCTCTTCAGGGACATGGACCGGGCGACGCGGGAAGCGGACGCCGACCGCAAGAGGACGATGGTCCAGGACTGCATCGACGTCGTCGCCGAACAGGCCGTGCTCTACCCGGTGGTGCACAACGAGCTGATGACCGCATGGAACCCGAAGCGGCTGTCGGGGATAAGGGCACAGCCGTATCCGGGGATCAATCTGCTCCAGGCCAAGTGGGTCTAG
- a CDS encoding FadR/GntR family transcriptional regulator, translating into MRRMSQESGSRRRPERRVGSQIQREVVQLILDRGLRAGAPLPTETELMEDLGVSRNSVREALKALQALDIVDIRHGYGTYVGEASLTPLVDGLTFRTLARPDGDTAALAEILQVREVLEDGLVRRVAGTLTDDELDALAAVVDRMEAAGQAGEPVAELDRDFHELLYASLGNALIPQLLGAFWTVFLRVAGARGWTDDPTPELTVRRHRDIVAALRARDVEGAQRAMSDHFRGIEARAAQASRGVG; encoded by the coding sequence ATGCGGCGCATGTCTCAGGAGAGCGGGAGCAGGCGCCGGCCCGAGCGGCGGGTGGGCAGCCAGATCCAGCGCGAGGTCGTGCAGCTGATCCTCGACCGCGGGCTCCGGGCGGGCGCGCCCCTGCCCACCGAGACGGAGCTGATGGAGGACCTCGGCGTCAGCCGCAACTCCGTCCGCGAGGCCCTCAAGGCCCTCCAGGCTCTCGACATAGTCGACATCCGGCACGGCTACGGCACCTATGTCGGCGAGGCCTCCCTCACTCCCCTCGTCGACGGCCTGACCTTCCGCACCCTGGCCCGGCCCGACGGCGACACCGCCGCCCTGGCCGAGATCCTCCAGGTCCGCGAGGTGCTGGAGGACGGTCTCGTGCGACGGGTCGCGGGCACCCTCACGGACGACGAACTGGACGCGCTCGCGGCCGTCGTCGACCGGATGGAGGCGGCCGGGCAGGCGGGCGAACCCGTCGCCGAACTCGACCGCGACTTCCACGAACTCCTCTACGCCTCCCTCGGCAACGCGCTCATCCCGCAGCTCCTCGGCGCCTTCTGGACCGTCTTCCTGCGGGTCGCGGGCGCCCGCGGCTGGACCGACGACCCCACCCCCGAGCTGACGGTCCGCCGCCACCGGGACATCGTGGCCGCCCTGCGCGCCCGCGATGTCGAGGGCGCCCAGCGGGCGATGTCCGACCACTTCAGAGGCATCGAGGCGAGGGCGGCGCAGGCCTCGCGGGGGGTGGGCTAG
- a CDS encoding protein phosphatase has protein sequence MGENPAEPWDPADAGVLRLPSGRLVRGRGLRRPLPDGTVPTYAVYLLGKEPPEVPWESRWLRWPDFRLPGDRAEADRVLRDAWERAAVDRVELACGGGKGRTGTALACLAVLDGVPPEEAVAYVRRHYDRHAVETPWQRRYVRRFG, from the coding sequence ATGGGGGAGAACCCGGCCGAGCCGTGGGACCCCGCCGACGCCGGTGTGCTGCGGCTGCCCTCCGGGCGGCTGGTGCGCGGCCGGGGGCTGCGCCGGCCGCTGCCCGACGGCACGGTCCCCACCTACGCCGTGTACCTCCTCGGCAAGGAGCCGCCCGAAGTCCCCTGGGAGTCCCGCTGGTTGCGCTGGCCCGACTTCCGGCTGCCCGGCGACCGGGCGGAGGCGGACCGGGTGCTGCGGGACGCCTGGGAACGGGCCGCCGTCGACCGGGTCGAGCTCGCGTGCGGTGGCGGCAAGGGCCGCACGGGTACGGCGCTGGCCTGTCTCGCCGTTCTCGACGGCGTCCCGCCCGAGGAGGCCGTGGCGTACGTGCGCCGGCACTACGACCGGCACGCGGTGGAGACGCCGTGGCAGCGGAGGTATGTGCGGAGATTCGGCTGA